One Brevibacterium spongiae DNA segment encodes these proteins:
- a CDS encoding M56 family metallopeptidase, translating to MTLVGLILAVLAFLLAWPIPAALARFRGDPISEVVLWQAVGLAGGLSLIGAALAFAVAPGATNLPQGLLQLLRGETHTQLSLVAWVFLIIGILLIGRLLGCLVLTFYSARKARLRHDEILHLLSEPSATYPDTRIITTDEVVAYCLPKGPRKGTAVLSTGLIKALDEEERTAVIAHERAHLDFRHDVLVIPFAAWHRALPYFSATAIGLNSVNRLIELMADDQARQRVDPHILARAVKSAAELNPEHRSDLSAQRVRRLSRPLDSTRIPVRLMSIGLAAVLLLVPTLLIIMPATFGI from the coding sequence ATGACCCTGGTAGGGCTCATCCTTGCCGTGCTGGCATTTCTGCTCGCATGGCCGATCCCTGCGGCACTCGCACGCTTCCGGGGTGACCCGATCTCCGAGGTCGTCCTCTGGCAGGCAGTCGGCCTCGCCGGTGGCCTGTCCCTCATCGGCGCGGCTCTCGCGTTCGCCGTCGCCCCCGGAGCGACGAACCTCCCGCAGGGTCTTCTTCAGCTGCTGCGCGGCGAAACCCATACCCAGCTCTCGCTCGTGGCGTGGGTCTTCCTCATCATCGGAATTCTGCTCATCGGCCGGCTGCTCGGCTGTCTGGTCCTGACGTTCTACTCGGCTAGGAAAGCACGTCTGCGCCACGACGAGATCCTCCATCTGCTCAGTGAGCCGTCGGCGACTTATCCGGATACGCGCATCATCACCACCGACGAGGTGGTCGCCTACTGTCTGCCCAAAGGCCCGCGGAAGGGCACGGCCGTGCTCTCGACCGGCCTCATCAAGGCCCTGGACGAGGAGGAGCGCACCGCGGTCATCGCCCATGAGCGGGCGCATCTGGACTTCCGGCATGATGTGCTCGTCATCCCCTTCGCCGCCTGGCACCGGGCTCTGCCCTACTTCTCAGCCACGGCGATCGGCCTGAATTCGGTGAATCGGCTCATCGAGCTCATGGCCGATGACCAAGCCCGACAGCGCGTGGATCCGCACATACTCGCTCGAGCTGTGAAGTCAGCTGCGGAGTTGAATCCCGAACACCGCAGCGACTTGTCGGCCCAGCGCGTCCGCAGGCTCTCCCGCCCCTTGGATTCGACGAGGATCCCGGTGCGGCTGATGTCGATCGGTTTGGCTGCAGTGCTGCTGCTCGTCCCGACGCTGCTCATCATCATGCCTGCGACATTCGGCATCTGA
- a CDS encoding N-acetylmuramoyl-L-alanine amidase: protein MRHRLLAPVLVLSASLCLPGLAACGAGTEPGAETTTHASGASPSTDPDSAGTSDAEEGAASASESADVDLSGKTIAIDPGHNGGNADNPAKISEPVPDGRGGTKACNTTGTSTNSDYPEADFTWAVAKKLRHSLEEAGAKVVLSRKDNTGVGPCVDERGTFADDADLMVSIHANGSESSSVKGFHIIVADPGEDAKTEKASVSLAKSLGSAMGETFTPNQAYGKDAISRRPDLAGLNNASVPAAIVECGEMGNREEAKLMESTSGQSKYAAALFDGIVDWF, encoded by the coding sequence ATGCGCCATCGCCTCCTCGCTCCCGTGCTCGTCCTGTCCGCCTCACTCTGCCTGCCCGGCCTCGCCGCCTGCGGGGCGGGCACCGAACCCGGCGCGGAGACGACGACTCACGCCTCCGGTGCGAGCCCATCGACGGACCCTGACAGCGCGGGCACATCCGACGCCGAGGAGGGGGCCGCCTCGGCGAGCGAGTCGGCAGACGTCGACCTGAGCGGGAAGACGATCGCCATCGATCCCGGTCACAACGGCGGCAATGCCGACAATCCGGCGAAGATCAGCGAACCCGTCCCGGACGGCCGCGGCGGCACGAAGGCGTGCAACACGACGGGCACCTCGACGAATTCGGACTACCCGGAGGCCGACTTCACATGGGCGGTCGCGAAGAAGCTGCGACATTCCCTCGAAGAGGCGGGTGCGAAGGTTGTGCTCAGCCGCAAGGACAACACGGGCGTCGGTCCCTGCGTGGACGAGCGCGGCACCTTCGCCGATGATGCTGATCTGATGGTGAGCATCCACGCCAACGGCAGCGAGTCGAGTTCGGTCAAGGGCTTCCACATCATCGTCGCGGACCCAGGCGAGGATGCGAAGACCGAGAAGGCATCGGTCTCACTGGCGAAGTCTCTGGGTTCGGCGATGGGCGAGACGTTCACTCCGAATCAGGCCTACGGCAAAGACGCGATCAGCCGTCGTCCCGACTTGGCGGGATTGAACAATGCCTCCGTGCCCGCTGCCATCGTCGAATGCGGGGAGATGGGCAACCGTGAGGAGGCGAAGCTCATGGAATCGACGTCCGGGCAGTCGAAATATGCGGCGGCGCTCTTCGACGGCATCGTCGACTGGTTCTGA
- a CDS encoding RNA polymerase sigma factor gives MHGEVSTLAKGEHVPRVDKETTTVTEKSEGTAGKTSTGGSKTTAASKTTAKKTTKASSASGAKTAGTTKSTAAKAAKTAPAKTTAAKKTTAAKSTTAKTAAKSTAAESTAASKKTTKPTAAKEAKKATKAKKTVEEIDTTEEVEPTADALATEESPAEATETKNSEEKEKNAAVAEAGGFIVSDADEEDAPAQQVVSAGATADPVKDYLKQIGKVALLNAAEEVDLAKRIEAGMYAEHLLDAGEVTDPRETMDYKWIIHDGRIAKNHLLEANLRLVVSLAKRYTGRGMLFLDLIQEGNLGLIRAVEKFDYTKGFKFSTYATWWIRQAITRAMADQARTIRIPVHMVEVINKLARVQRQMLQDLGREPTPEELAKELDMTPERVVEVQKYGREPISLHTPLGEDGDSEFGDLIEDSEAVVPSDSVSFTLLQEQLHSVLDTLSEREAGVVSMRFGLNDGQPKTLDEIGKVYGVTRERIRQIESKTMAKLRHPSRSQVLRDYLD, from the coding sequence ATGCATGGGGAAGTTTCAACGCTCGCGAAAGGTGAACACGTGCCGAGAGTCGACAAGGAAACCACAACGGTGACAGAGAAGTCGGAGGGAACGGCCGGCAAGACCTCGACCGGTGGATCCAAGACCACTGCGGCGTCGAAGACCACCGCGAAGAAGACGACGAAGGCGTCGAGCGCTTCGGGAGCCAAGACGGCAGGAACGACGAAGTCGACCGCGGCGAAGGCCGCGAAGACTGCGCCTGCCAAGACCACTGCCGCGAAGAAGACGACCGCTGCGAAGTCCACCACGGCGAAGACGGCAGCCAAGTCGACTGCCGCCGAGTCGACCGCAGCATCGAAGAAGACGACGAAGCCGACAGCCGCCAAGGAAGCGAAGAAGGCGACCAAGGCGAAGAAGACCGTCGAAGAGATCGACACCACCGAAGAGGTCGAGCCGACAGCGGACGCGTTGGCCACCGAGGAGAGCCCTGCCGAGGCGACCGAGACGAAGAACTCGGAAGAGAAGGAGAAGAACGCAGCCGTGGCCGAGGCCGGCGGCTTCATCGTCTCCGATGCGGATGAGGAAGACGCTCCTGCGCAGCAGGTCGTGTCCGCCGGTGCGACTGCGGACCCCGTCAAGGACTACCTCAAGCAGATCGGCAAGGTGGCGCTGCTCAACGCCGCCGAGGAGGTCGACCTGGCCAAGCGGATCGAGGCCGGCATGTACGCCGAGCACCTCCTCGATGCCGGTGAGGTCACCGACCCGCGTGAGACGATGGATTACAAGTGGATCATCCACGACGGCCGGATCGCGAAGAACCACCTGCTGGAGGCCAACCTCCGTCTCGTCGTGTCCCTGGCCAAGCGCTACACCGGCCGTGGCATGCTCTTCCTCGATCTCATCCAGGAAGGCAACCTCGGCCTCATCCGCGCTGTCGAGAAGTTCGACTACACCAAGGGCTTCAAGTTCTCGACCTACGCGACATGGTGGATCCGTCAGGCCATCACCCGCGCCATGGCCGATCAGGCCCGCACCATCCGCATTCCAGTGCACATGGTCGAGGTCATCAACAAGCTCGCTCGCGTCCAGCGCCAGATGCTGCAGGATCTCGGTCGCGAACCGACCCCGGAGGAGCTTGCGAAGGAACTCGATATGACGCCCGAACGCGTCGTCGAGGTGCAGAAGTACGGCCGTGAGCCCATCTCCCTGCACACGCCGCTGGGCGAAGACGGCGACTCCGAGTTCGGTGACCTGATCGAGGACTCCGAAGCGGTTGTGCCGTCGGACTCGGTGAGCTTCACACTCCTGCAGGAGCAGCTGCATTCGGTCCTCGACACGCTCTCCGAGCGTGAAGCCGGTGTGGTGTCGATGCGCTTCGGACTCAACGACGGGCAGCCGAAGACCCTCGACGAGATCGGCAAGGTCTACGGGGTCACCCGTGAGCGCATCCGCCAGATCGAATCGAAGACGATGGCGAAGCTGCGTCACCCGTCGCGGTCGCAGGTGTTGCGCGACTACCTCGACTGA
- a CDS encoding BlaI/MecI/CopY family transcriptional regulator, with protein sequence MGTLGELERSVMDAIWVHDDGLSAAELREVLSDRELALTTVHTVLSRLEKKGFVTRDRSIRPHRYLAVSTREDHVAELMTEMLSQAPDRQAVLARFLGTVSEADTKALRNLLGRNHSAQS encoded by the coding sequence GTGGGAACACTGGGTGAACTCGAGCGCAGCGTCATGGACGCCATCTGGGTCCATGACGACGGACTGAGCGCTGCCGAACTCCGCGAGGTGCTCTCGGATCGCGAGCTCGCGCTGACGACGGTTCACACTGTCCTCTCACGCCTGGAGAAGAAGGGCTTCGTCACCCGCGACCGGAGCATTCGTCCGCATCGCTACCTGGCAGTGTCCACTCGCGAAGACCATGTGGCCGAACTGATGACCGAGATGCTCTCGCAGGCGCCGGACCGTCAGGCCGTGCTCGCCCGCTTCCTCGGCACCGTCTCCGAAGCCGACACCAAGGCGCTGCGCAATCTGCTTGGGCGCAATCACTCGGCTCAGTCCTGA